The Candidatus Nitrospira nitrificans genomic sequence TCAGATGGATCCCGTCGTTCGAATAGTTCGCCGCCAGTTGACCGCTCTCCGGATCCGCAGTGACTACGAAAAGATCGACATAAGCCAGGCCTTTGGAACCAGCGTAATCTTGGATACGCTGGTTCAATCGGTTTCGCCGAACCAGATGCTCGGCAACCCACTCCTGCCCCTCTCTGCTGTCCGAAGCATCTTCCACTCGAATCGAAGGCACCGTCACAGGAATCGGAACCCCACCCATCGCCAAGGTCTGTTCGTACATCGTGATCAGATTGCCCATGATTTCAGACGGTGACTTATTCCATCCCAAATCGTTCGTGCCGCCCAGAATCGGGACATACCTCGGTCGATGATCGAGCACATCGCGCCGGAATCGCATGACCATTTCGCCTGTCAGCTCACCGCAGATCCCGGAGATACGAACCTGCGCCGCATCGCCCACATAGGACTGAAGGAACTGGCCGTACGGAGTCTCCCGCCCGGTCTGGTTGTCCCTTGTCGGCGCTTGAAAGCCTGCCGTCAGACTATCGCCGAAACAGATCACAAGAGGAGGTCCA encodes the following:
- a CDS encoding GDSL-type esterase/lipase family protein, whose amino-acid sequence is MSGPPLVICFGDSLTAGFQAPTRDNQTGRETPYGQFLQSYVGDAAQVRISGICGELTGEMVMRFRRDVLDHRPRYVPILGGTNDLGWNKSPSEIMGNLITMYEQTLAMGGVPIPVTVPSIRVEDASDSREGQEWVAEHLVRRNRLNQRIQDYAGSKGLAYVDLFVVTADPESGQLAANYSNDGIHLTTAGYRVFAQQVAHILKPLLVRDRHS